A stretch of Equus caballus isolate H_3958 breed thoroughbred chromosome 11, TB-T2T, whole genome shotgun sequence DNA encodes these proteins:
- the KRT20 gene encoding keratin, type I cytoskeletal 20 isoform X4, which produces MDFTGRSLHRSVSSSSRGPALSVSSSMYRLGGTQHLQVAPSVYGGAGGHGTRISTSRRVVSYGGDLSGGDLLVGNEKMAMQNLNDRLASYLEKVRSLEQSNLHLEVQIRQWNETNAPSASRDYSAYYKQIEALRNQIKDAQLKNARCVLQIDNAKLAAEDFRLKYETERGIRLTVEADLQGLHRVLDDLTLRKTDLEIQIEELKKDLILLQKEHQEEVNSLRRQLGNTVSVEVDAAPGLNLSAIMDEMRQKYEAMAQENLRKAKEQFELQIETLHQEVILSSKELKENEGRIKELRRTYQNLEIDLQSYLSKKDSLERTLAETKARYADQLATIQALLSTLEFQLMQIRTDAERQNNDYSILLDIKTRLEQEIATYRRLLEGEDVM; this is translated from the exons ATGGATTTCACTGGCAGAAGCCTCCACAGAAGCGTGAGTTCCTCCTCGCGGGGCCCTGCACTCAGCGTAAGCAGCTCCATGTATAGACTGGGGGGCACGCAGCACCTCCAGGTTGCACCCAGCGTCTatggaggggctggaggccacGGCACTCGCATCTCGACCTCCCGCCGCGTAGTGAGCTATGGGGGCGATCTCTCCGGAGGGGACCTGCTTGTCGGCAATGAGAAGATGGCCATGCAGAACCTAAATGACCGCCTAGCAAGCTACCTAGAAAAAGTGCGCTCCCTGGAGCAGTCCAACTTGCACCTCGAAGTGCAGATCAGGCAGTGGAATGAAACCAACGCGCCTAGCGCCAGTCGGGACTACAGTGCGTATTACAAACAAATCGAAGCCCTGCGAAATCAG ATTAAAGATGCTCAACTGAAAAATGCCCGATGTGTCCTACAAATTGATAATGCAAAACTGGCTGCTGAAGACTTCAGACTGAA GTATGAGACTGAGAGAGGGATTCGCCTAACAGTGGAAGCTGATCTCCAAGGCCTCCATAGGGTCCTGGATGATCTAACTCTACGTAAAACAGACTTGGAGATTCAAATCGAAGAATTAAAGAAAGACCTGATTCTCCTCCAAAAAGAACATCAGGAG GAAGTGAACAGCCTACGCAGACAGCTGGGCAACACTGTCAGTGTAGAGGTGGATGCTGCTCCGGGCCTGAACCTCAGCGCCATCATGGATGAAATGAGGCAGAAGTATGAAGCCATGGCCCAGGAGAACCTTCGGAAGGCTAAAGAGCAGTTTGAGCTACAG ATTGAAACTCTGCATCAAGAAGTCATCCTGAGCTCtaaagagttaaaagaaaatgagggTCGCATAAAGGAGCTGAGACGCACCTACCAGAACCTGGAGATAGACCTCCAGTCCTATCTCAGTAAG AAAGACTCTTTGGAGCGTACACTAGCAGAGACCAAAGCTCGTTATGCTGACCAGTTGGCCACCATCCAGGCACTGCTAAGCACCCTAGAGTTCCAGCTGATGCAGATTCGGACTGATGCAGAACGCCAGAACAACGACTACAGTATTCTCCTTGACATAAAGACCCGGCTTGAGCAGGAAATTGCAACATACCGCCGCCTTCTGGAAGGAGAAGATGTAATGTAA
- the KRT20 gene encoding keratin, type I cytoskeletal 20 isoform X1, with amino-acid sequence MDFTGRSLHRSVSSSSRGPALSVSSSMYRLGGTQHLQVAPSVYGGAGGHGTRISTSRRVVSYGGDLSGGDLLVGNEKMAMQNLNDRLASYLEKVRSLEQSNLHLEVQIRQWNETNAPSASRDYSAYYKQIEALRNQIKDAQLKNARCVLQIDNAKLAAEDFRLKYETERGIRLTVEADLQGLHRVLDDLTLRKTDLEIQIEELKKDLILLQKEHQEEVNSLRRQLGNTVSVEVDAAPGLNLSAIMDEMRQKYEAMAQENLRKAKEQFELQIETLHQEVILSSKELKENEGRIKELRRTYQNLEIDLQSYLSKKDSLERTLAETKARYADQLATIQALLSTLEFQLMQIRTDAERQNNDYSILLDIKTRLEQEIATYRRLLEGEDVIHLEERGKCSNFDTFPVRLNAHSVAYHFLSTAGEKYRETSSQI; translated from the exons ATGGATTTCACTGGCAGAAGCCTCCACAGAAGCGTGAGTTCCTCCTCGCGGGGCCCTGCACTCAGCGTAAGCAGCTCCATGTATAGACTGGGGGGCACGCAGCACCTCCAGGTTGCACCCAGCGTCTatggaggggctggaggccacGGCACTCGCATCTCGACCTCCCGCCGCGTAGTGAGCTATGGGGGCGATCTCTCCGGAGGGGACCTGCTTGTCGGCAATGAGAAGATGGCCATGCAGAACCTAAATGACCGCCTAGCAAGCTACCTAGAAAAAGTGCGCTCCCTGGAGCAGTCCAACTTGCACCTCGAAGTGCAGATCAGGCAGTGGAATGAAACCAACGCGCCTAGCGCCAGTCGGGACTACAGTGCGTATTACAAACAAATCGAAGCCCTGCGAAATCAG ATTAAAGATGCTCAACTGAAAAATGCCCGATGTGTCCTACAAATTGATAATGCAAAACTGGCTGCTGAAGACTTCAGACTGAA GTATGAGACTGAGAGAGGGATTCGCCTAACAGTGGAAGCTGATCTCCAAGGCCTCCATAGGGTCCTGGATGATCTAACTCTACGTAAAACAGACTTGGAGATTCAAATCGAAGAATTAAAGAAAGACCTGATTCTCCTCCAAAAAGAACATCAGGAG GAAGTGAACAGCCTACGCAGACAGCTGGGCAACACTGTCAGTGTAGAGGTGGATGCTGCTCCGGGCCTGAACCTCAGCGCCATCATGGATGAAATGAGGCAGAAGTATGAAGCCATGGCCCAGGAGAACCTTCGGAAGGCTAAAGAGCAGTTTGAGCTACAG ATTGAAACTCTGCATCAAGAAGTCATCCTGAGCTCtaaagagttaaaagaaaatgagggTCGCATAAAGGAGCTGAGACGCACCTACCAGAACCTGGAGATAGACCTCCAGTCCTATCTCAGTAAG AAAGACTCTTTGGAGCGTACACTAGCAGAGACCAAAGCTCGTTATGCTGACCAGTTGGCCACCATCCAGGCACTGCTAAGCACCCTAGAGTTCCAGCTGATGCAGATTCGGACTGATGCAGAACGCCAGAACAACGACTACAGTATTCTCCTTGACATAAAGACCCGGCTTGAGCAGGAAATTGCAACATACCGCCGCCTTCTGGAAGGAGAAGATGTAAT ccACCTGGAGGAGAGAGGTAAGTGTTCTAATTTTGACACATTTCCTGTAAGACTGAATGCTCACTCCGTAGCTTACCACTTCTTATCTACCGCTGGTGAAAAGTACAGGGAGACCAGCTCTCAA ATATAA
- the KRT20 gene encoding keratin, type I cytoskeletal 20 isoform X2, with protein MDFTGRSLHRSVSSSSRGPALSVSSSMYRLGGTQHLQVAPSVYGGAGGHGTRISTSRRVVSYGGDLSGGDLLVGNEKMAMQNLNDRLASYLEKVRSLEQSNLHLEVQIRQWNETNAPSASRDYSAYYKQIEALRNQIKDAQLKNARCVLQIDNAKLAAEDFRLKYETERGIRLTVEADLQGLHRVLDDLTLRKTDLEIQIEELKKDLILLQKEHQEEVNSLRRQLGNTVSVEVDAAPGLNLSAIMDEMRQKYEAMAQENLRKAKEQFELQIETLHQEVILSSKELKENEGRIKELRRTYQNLEIDLQSYLSKKDSLERTLAETKARYADQLATIQALLSTLEFQLMQIRTDAERQNNDYSILLDIKTRLEQEIATYRRLLEGEDVIHLEERDIKKTRKIKTVVQEVVDGKVVSSEVKEVEENM; from the exons ATGGATTTCACTGGCAGAAGCCTCCACAGAAGCGTGAGTTCCTCCTCGCGGGGCCCTGCACTCAGCGTAAGCAGCTCCATGTATAGACTGGGGGGCACGCAGCACCTCCAGGTTGCACCCAGCGTCTatggaggggctggaggccacGGCACTCGCATCTCGACCTCCCGCCGCGTAGTGAGCTATGGGGGCGATCTCTCCGGAGGGGACCTGCTTGTCGGCAATGAGAAGATGGCCATGCAGAACCTAAATGACCGCCTAGCAAGCTACCTAGAAAAAGTGCGCTCCCTGGAGCAGTCCAACTTGCACCTCGAAGTGCAGATCAGGCAGTGGAATGAAACCAACGCGCCTAGCGCCAGTCGGGACTACAGTGCGTATTACAAACAAATCGAAGCCCTGCGAAATCAG ATTAAAGATGCTCAACTGAAAAATGCCCGATGTGTCCTACAAATTGATAATGCAAAACTGGCTGCTGAAGACTTCAGACTGAA GTATGAGACTGAGAGAGGGATTCGCCTAACAGTGGAAGCTGATCTCCAAGGCCTCCATAGGGTCCTGGATGATCTAACTCTACGTAAAACAGACTTGGAGATTCAAATCGAAGAATTAAAGAAAGACCTGATTCTCCTCCAAAAAGAACATCAGGAG GAAGTGAACAGCCTACGCAGACAGCTGGGCAACACTGTCAGTGTAGAGGTGGATGCTGCTCCGGGCCTGAACCTCAGCGCCATCATGGATGAAATGAGGCAGAAGTATGAAGCCATGGCCCAGGAGAACCTTCGGAAGGCTAAAGAGCAGTTTGAGCTACAG ATTGAAACTCTGCATCAAGAAGTCATCCTGAGCTCtaaagagttaaaagaaaatgagggTCGCATAAAGGAGCTGAGACGCACCTACCAGAACCTGGAGATAGACCTCCAGTCCTATCTCAGTAAG AAAGACTCTTTGGAGCGTACACTAGCAGAGACCAAAGCTCGTTATGCTGACCAGTTGGCCACCATCCAGGCACTGCTAAGCACCCTAGAGTTCCAGCTGATGCAGATTCGGACTGATGCAGAACGCCAGAACAACGACTACAGTATTCTCCTTGACATAAAGACCCGGCTTGAGCAGGAAATTGCAACATACCGCCGCCTTCTGGAAGGAGAAGATGTAAT ccACCTGGAGGAGAGAG ATATAAAGAAAACCAGGAAGATCAAGACAGTAGTGCAAGAAGTAGTGGACGGCAAGGTCGTGTCTTCTGAAGTCAAAGAGGTGGAAGAAAACATGTAA
- the KRT20 gene encoding keratin, type I cytoskeletal 20 isoform X3: MDFTGRSLHRSVSSSSRGPALSVSSSMYRLGGTQHLQVAPSVYGGAGGHGTRISTSRRVVSYGGDLSGGDLLVGNEKMAMQNLNDRLASYLEKVRSLEQSNLHLEVQIRQWNETNAPSASRDYSAYYKQIEALRNQIKDAQLKNARCVLQIDNAKLAAEDFRLKYETERGIRLTVEADLQGLHRVLDDLTLRKTDLEIQIEELKKDLILLQKEHQEEVNSLRRQLGNTVSVEVDAAPGLNLSAIMDEMRQKYEAMAQENLRKAKEQFELQIETLHQEVILSSKELKENEGRIKELRRTYQNLEIDLQSYLSKKDSLERTLAETKARYADQLATIQALLSTLEFQLMQIRTDAERQNNDYSILLDIKTRLEQEIATYRRLLEGEDVINF; encoded by the exons ATGGATTTCACTGGCAGAAGCCTCCACAGAAGCGTGAGTTCCTCCTCGCGGGGCCCTGCACTCAGCGTAAGCAGCTCCATGTATAGACTGGGGGGCACGCAGCACCTCCAGGTTGCACCCAGCGTCTatggaggggctggaggccacGGCACTCGCATCTCGACCTCCCGCCGCGTAGTGAGCTATGGGGGCGATCTCTCCGGAGGGGACCTGCTTGTCGGCAATGAGAAGATGGCCATGCAGAACCTAAATGACCGCCTAGCAAGCTACCTAGAAAAAGTGCGCTCCCTGGAGCAGTCCAACTTGCACCTCGAAGTGCAGATCAGGCAGTGGAATGAAACCAACGCGCCTAGCGCCAGTCGGGACTACAGTGCGTATTACAAACAAATCGAAGCCCTGCGAAATCAG ATTAAAGATGCTCAACTGAAAAATGCCCGATGTGTCCTACAAATTGATAATGCAAAACTGGCTGCTGAAGACTTCAGACTGAA GTATGAGACTGAGAGAGGGATTCGCCTAACAGTGGAAGCTGATCTCCAAGGCCTCCATAGGGTCCTGGATGATCTAACTCTACGTAAAACAGACTTGGAGATTCAAATCGAAGAATTAAAGAAAGACCTGATTCTCCTCCAAAAAGAACATCAGGAG GAAGTGAACAGCCTACGCAGACAGCTGGGCAACACTGTCAGTGTAGAGGTGGATGCTGCTCCGGGCCTGAACCTCAGCGCCATCATGGATGAAATGAGGCAGAAGTATGAAGCCATGGCCCAGGAGAACCTTCGGAAGGCTAAAGAGCAGTTTGAGCTACAG ATTGAAACTCTGCATCAAGAAGTCATCCTGAGCTCtaaagagttaaaagaaaatgagggTCGCATAAAGGAGCTGAGACGCACCTACCAGAACCTGGAGATAGACCTCCAGTCCTATCTCAGTAAG AAAGACTCTTTGGAGCGTACACTAGCAGAGACCAAAGCTCGTTATGCTGACCAGTTGGCCACCATCCAGGCACTGCTAAGCACCCTAGAGTTCCAGCTGATGCAGATTCGGACTGATGCAGAACGCCAGAACAACGACTACAGTATTCTCCTTGACATAAAGACCCGGCTTGAGCAGGAAATTGCAACATACCGCCGCCTTCTGGAAGGAGAAGATGTAAT AAACTTCTAG